aagtttgtctttttttccccagcagtgctgcacactAGGATCTTGTAATTTTGCAATGTAGTTATGCAAACTTACTATCAGAAACACCATGAGAACAAATAAGGAAAACTTTGTAAATGAAGTTAAGTGAAGGAGCACATGACACTCCCACAAtctttttcagcagaaaaggaaTTAGACTGAATGACTGCAACATCCACTCAGTTCCTCTACTGCCAACAAGACAAAATTCAGAGCAGATGTCAAGCAAACTATATAATGACCCTACAGAATGACCTACttcacattttgatttttgtacTGCAAACATAACCTGGAAACAGACAAGCAGGAGAATAAgaaattacaaatatattatGTAATTTACAGGAAAAACACATATATAACATTTATATATAACTTTACAGAGCTACTGAGAAACTCAGTGTCTGTATACCCTCCATGCACATTGTGAGACATGAGAAAACCAACATGCAAAAGGATGCATGGAGAAACCATATCTATGttaacaaaaaacccacatcaAGCTGCTGAACCAAAGACACACACATGGGATACACACCCCTGGATCAATTACAAGATTTGTATAAAGCTACTATAAAGGCCCAAACAGAACTTTACAATGTTCTTCCAGCAAAATAGAGAACCTGCCTGATACTTTCAGTTTATATGCAAATAAAAGCATAGATGTGCACACAGCAGGAAATACATGAAATATACCCAAACCAAcaggttttttaaataaatactgtttCAAGGAAAGAAACATCAAGAAGCACACCAACAATGTaacaaattccattttctttcacaatAAGGTGCAAAAGCTTGCTTTCTCATAAGTATGCCAGTTAAGCTACAAGGCAATGTATGATGAAAGATTCAAAGTATTTACCTTTTCTAGAACTGTTCTGGTTTTTCTTAGTAGTGCTGCTGTCTGCCTTCTTGACATTTGCACCTTTCACTGCTTTCTTGGTTTTAGAAGTCatctttttagatttttctcttttagatGCTTTTCTAGGGGgctacaaaaagaaaatcagaaaattaaagtaattGTTAATTACTTGAACAATCCATACGTCTTTTCCATAAAGGAAAATTTTCCCACTCTGAGGACAATTTACTCCAGCCACTCCATGCCTAAGTTTCCAAGAAAGCTGGTGCAGCAAAACAGATACACTGCCTATATCCTTCTACCTCTAATATATCAAAAGCTGTTATAAACCTAACTTTCCAAAAAATGCTGCAATCTTAAAGCTGTacagacattttctgtttcagcaggTCCTATTTTCAAATTGACAAACCAATGTTTTTTTGTAATAATTAAGCTCTTATTCTGTGCACCTAAACTTCAGCTTCTGAAGATTTCAGTCCACTCAGCCATTGCAGACATACCCAACTCCTACCTTCTGAAAGAAGGCAAAGATGACCTAGTTAGATCAATGGAATTTACTGTTAGACCTTTTTGTTTGTTAGAATTTTGTTCATTTGGAGGGTTTTAGATtttaggctttttaaaaaaataactgagtTCTTGGAAATAAGGCAACTCTTGCCTCTGACAGATATTCTTCTTCTCACAGCAGAAACCctgttttcctgaagaaattAACACATAGGTCAACTTTTAGCATTTCAGCCCTCTTTCAATTTGCCATttataaggaaagaaaaaagtacagTCAGAATTAAGGCTGTTTCATGGAGGCATAGGAATTTTCTTGAACCATCTTTTTATATCAAACCCAACACCTATCAAGCAAAAAAACTGTTAAGTTACATTAACTGCCTTTCAATGAAAGATTGCTATTACTTCCTATAGCTCAGGCTATTAACCTAACAGCCTATCACACTTCCATTTCAACAGGCAGAATGTAACCCAAGTAAACAGTGGCCTTATATTACAGCCAACAGTTCCATAGCTTCCATAAAAAACTTTCTTGGACACCAGCAGTTTGACTAATTGCACTTTGTTGCCGGGGTCTAGCcataatggttttaaactgaaggagggtTGATTTAGAGGAGAAATCCTTTCTTTTACAATGAGGGTGGTGaatgcccatccctggaaacatttcAGGCCAGGTTGAATGAGGCAACCTGATCCAGttgatgtccctgctcattgcaggagGATtggattagatgatctttataaggttccttccaacccaaactattccatgatttgATGCTTCTTGCCTAGTATGCACaaagtttttcagaaaacacaaaatacaatGAGATTAAGACACTTCAGAGATTGCAGGGATCTTTCTAAGGCTGCCTTCTGTGTTGCATACTTTAAGACACAAAACCCAAAGAGAGAGATTAAGATATAAAATACAGGAGGAATATAGAAACAATATCACAAACCAACACAGTCAGGTAGGTCAGTGACTTCTTCTGAATTCAAACTTAAGTTCTAGGTATCAAATCAAGTACTACATTATGAAATTACAATAAAGTCATCACAAGATGATGTAAGAATTGCAATCAATTACACTAGCAATCCTGGCTGCCCCAAAATTACACAAAGCGAATGGTTTTATAAAGTGCATACATACACCTAAGAACTGGAACTTTTGCCTTTTATCTAAATGATTCTCTAAATTcaacacacaaaaaatttaagaaaaccTCTTATAAATTGCAGATGTGttcccttttctttcagttAAACATAATTTATTCCCCATCTCTGTGTTCCAAGAGGTACCAATTGACAGCAATGACACAATattgaaaaatgaataaaacaaCTCATTACCTCatcttcactttctttttcttctgaggactcatccttttcctttttttcatcttcttcacTACTGGATTCATCTGACAAGATCTCTGGGTACTTGGTGcgttttgcttttcttgctgttcCAGAGCTAGTGCGCTCTTTTTTGCCACCTTTGCTCTGTGGTTTTTTGGACTTTGGCAATGGCTGAGAGACAAGAGATGTGTGTAACCCAAGTAGGAAtacaaaagtgaattttaagAAGATAAATCCTTTCAAATCACATGAAagaatagcaaaaaaaatagAGGTGTCTTAACACAACCCAGGACTATTTTATATACACTTAAGTTGTAATATTTTGCAGTAAGCAAATATTCACTATTGAGGCAGAGCTGATCAAAACGAAATTTCAGTTCTAAGCTAAGTGCACCCCTTGCCTAAGCAAACAAATCTTTAAAGACTGAGCATTAGAGAAGGGAAGCAAGAAAAGTTACTTCTAGGTTGTTCTTTTACCTACCAATCCATAAAATAAGCCTTTTCTGTTGGTAACAAGTCAGCTGACAACTCAGAAGACTTAAAGGCAAGAATTTTGTCACGTCTTTTAAAAACCTGCATTTTGCTGCAACTCAGTACCTGTGTCCCTAAAGCAGCATGTTGACCCCTTATTCACATCACTTCCCAGTGTTTGATGGCAATAGATTCACTTTCCTGAGCAAGAGCGCAACTATTTTAGTATTACTTTTAGATTAAAAACTGAAAGTCCAAGAAGATTAACAACAGAGTTCAGCAGTCTTGGCACTCTGAATCTAGTGCACGGGCTAAATCCAAGTTTTTGTACTCTGCAACAAATTCCATTTGGTGATGTCCAAATATGATAATTTATACATTTGCCGAATACAGCAAACACAGGTAACACCTGCCACTTGATTTTCCTGTCCTTTCATGTATCTATTCTCCTTCACCCACAAAGCAGAGGCTAATTGGTATTTGGGAATGGCTATCCTAATTAGCTCCATTAACTCACATTTCTGTGCTCTAACAGTGTGTAATGGGTACACCCATATGTAAACAGAATTTCTATTTAAGTCTTCATCCCATTATAGATGCCTACAGTAGTAGAACTACTCTCTTTCAAGAAGTCACTCCTACTTCAATAAGTTAGAAGTATAGCAACGTGCATCTCACCTTGCCTGAAGATTTTGGATGCATCAGGAAGTTTAATATTCTGGTTACAAGCTCACTGTTAACTCCTGATCTTTCCAAGTCAAGAACTTCACAGATACTTTTCAACATTGCATTTCTAAATCTGtaagaggcaaaaaaagaaaaaagagattcAGTACCACATCCTAAACAGTCAATATCTGACTGCTAGAAGCTGCTGTCTGGTTTGTGTCTGCCACCTGATAATATATATACAGAGTCAACTACACTACCAGTCTTACCTATGGTTAAGCAAAGAATCACTACTATATTACataaagcagaataaaacagaattcCCATATCTATCTCTATAATAGgatatttcaaaataagttGAAGAATCATAGTAAAAAAAGTATTACATTCTTTATGATCTATAGCCTGAATAGTAAGGTTTTCAAAATACACGTTGATCTTTGTTCATCTTGTTCAATGCTTATTTCAGTTAAACTATGACATGCAAGCGTAAAGTCTGGGCAGAAATCAACCACAGAGGCAGAACAAGTTAACAAACTGATCAACAGTTTGTCTTCCACACAGctacaaacagcagcagaagctgccaCAGTAAGGCaagcacacagggctctgcaccTTCATATGCAACCCAATGCAACCAGGTTTCAGAATATTTGCAGAAGACTAAACCAGCAGTTGTTTCATACGGAAAAATACgaaaaaaagtgcaaaattactttattttccagcctttttaTTTGATAAGGGGAATTATCCAATTAAACCTTTGGGAAATGGTCAAAACTCCCATTAGGAGATAGAGTTTGTCTTGTAGATTCTCATGCATTTGACAAACCATACTCATGGAAATCTGCATAGGTAAGAAGGCTTCAGCAAACAGGCACTAACAAACCCTCCAGTTATAGAATATATCACGTAGATGATATTAGTTCTTTCATTTGTTACAACTAGCTACATAAATATGAAAGGGCATTTTAAACCCTTTAGCCAAAACTAAGttgcagcagcttctcctcttGATAGAAAAGCAACTTATGACGGGAgtcagtaaaaaagaaaaaaaaaaaaggtttgtgaGACTAGTTGCTAACAGCAATTCTAGTATGTTTAATATATAAGCAGAAATGGCTTTGATTCTGAAGGATGAAGGTTTTGAGGCACAGAAGGGTGCAGGTTGCACCATGAATAAAGTACAATGTGCTCACAACACTATACTTGCCCCAGGGAAATAATGCTTTCCTCTCACTAAGCAGAAGAATGTACTAGTTAGCATGCAACATTTAAAGCCAGGAATGTAGGAATTGTGAATAAAATGTTCACAATTTTACTCTTAATACATTTCAAGCTGTCTTAAAAGACCGGTTTGTGTGATTAAAATGaactcagaaaaaaactgtAGAGCACTAGTAAACAGCCACCTGGCTTATAGTTTAAATTTAATCTCAAGTaaaattttgtaagaaaaaaagaaaaaatagagtGCATAGCATGAATCAAGCTATGTTAAGTATCAAGAGATCATTacttttttaacatttcttccttctttttataTTGGTCACTTCCTTTTTCAAATGGAAACCCACTGAACTGACCCACATTCTTCTTTAAAGATGCAACCTAGAACAGAACACACAGATTACTTTGGAATGTAATCCATTGCAAGCAGTCTAAAAGATTTCATCTGACTACAACTGTTAACCTTTCATacaagaaaaatctgttctACCATTTAGCTTTCTGTCCACAAAGCTACACCTTTTAAGTTATAAACCTACATGGATTATGTCTTTACTTATCTCATGACAGACAAACTACAACAATTAAGTTCAACTTCTTGTGATTGTGGTACTTTCAACAACTTATTAGACACAGTCACCTGCCATTTCAAGTTCATTTAGAATGTACTGCATGATGACTTACAGGTTTGCAAAACCATATTATGAAGCCTGTTGAACGCTTTGTATCCCATAATTTGTTACAAAAcagggaattttattttatattctctaACCTGCTAAAGCTGATCAGCTTTACTAGCTATTCTGAAGTCTTACATAGGACCATAACCATATTTTGAACCTCTTATTTAGCAGGACCAATTTTTGCAGTTACCTACCCCCCAGTCAACAACTTCTACCATAACAACTAATGTTCGATCTGGGTTGAACTTCCATTGCAACAGGCTTTACAATGGGAAAATTGCTCCCATCAAGTACACAAATGTATTTAAGTTCTATGTAAGTTTTCAGTTCATCtccttttaacaaaaaaaaaaaaaaaaaaaaaaaaaaaaaagaactaacCCCAGATCTATCAGTCTTCTGAGATCTTTATAACACTATCAAGAATAATTTGAACTAGCTTTCAATGGACAAATCttgcttctgctgtttctcCACTAGTTGATAATTTTATCAAagctgagctgcttttccaaagaGCTTTCTCTAGCACGAAAAGAAAATTTGCATGTGGTACTggtatgttttattaaaaatgttaattacaATTAAAAGCACAAACAAATACATGCATCTAATACAAGATCTGACCTTCACTATGTTAAACAGCATTCTGAATTCCCAAAAACTTTGATTAAATATAGTTTTCACTGAAAGCATACTGATATATTCCTTTTCTGAATACTTGTGGCAACAGATCATTCTTTGCCATTTAAACAAACATTGCATCAGAAGCAGTGGTCTGAGAAATCAGAACTAGCACACATTTGTACTAGGACTAGACAATTTCTGGTTTCTATGCTAGCTGTTCAAGTCTCCAAAACACacaaagataattaaaaagTTGCAATAATTATAGTAAACTTATAGAAATAGTTCAGTTTAATCTGTCTCAATTTCACATTTGGCCTCCATTAGCAAGGAAAATGGGTCATATTTACTCTGAAATTTAAGGCACAATCAGTGATACATAAATAGCTTCAAGAAAGAGTTgccattatattttaaaatgtcatccttaaatataaaatggacaatataatattttaattatcttaggaaaaattttatatataaaaatcttAATAGTGATTTTTACCACTTTTATCTTTCTACTGCTTAGtgcaaacaaagagaaaaatagataATCAGCAATATTAATATATGGACAATTTTGAGTGTCATCTGCATGTTAGCAGCTGTTAGTATATGAACCAAAAATTGCCTTCAACTCATCCTTGTAATCCACACTCCtccattaaaaaagaaaaaaagaaatcaagagaCTTTTGGCTTAGTACACCCTGCTGTAGGATTTTTATAGGAATAGAGTTTATAGGAATTAAAAGGTGGAGGCTTACTTAACTGGCCCTGGAAATACCCATTTTCAAAGTAGCTTATAATAAATAACACTTCAGAAAGAGATCCATATGTGCAAATGTAAAAGACTGCATTACAAACATTTTCACTATACATGAGAACTAATGGATGTACAAGATTGAAATTCTTACAGTGCCTGGCCTGTTGTAGAGGAGTTTGTGCAGGTTCCTAAGTTCATCTGTCTTCTTTTTACTCAGAAAGAACTGTATCCTCTCAATTTCACAGAgtttttgtccttttcctgAAACAAAATCATTTATGCTTTTCATCACATTCATATGCACCTatgtatttttaacttaaaGTTtctactgtttatttttaaaagtaaagaaGCTACTTAAAAACAGCCTTAGACGTTATAATAGGTCAAACATCGAGCAGGCCTTTTCCTATCAGTTTGGCACCCTGACAGGCTCTTTAACTGCCTTACTTGATACTACTTAGATCAGGGTACAAGGATTTGGCATTTCTTTCTattctggctgctcctgcctttgttAGTAGTGGTGAGGTACTGAAGATCCTATTCCAATAAAGTTTACACATCATATAACTTTTACAGTTTAAACTGGTGCTACAGAATAAAAGAGGGTTTTCATATAATAGccttattattttaaaaaggatcAC
The nucleotide sequence above comes from Oenanthe melanoleuca isolate GR-GAL-2019-014 chromosome 2, OMel1.0, whole genome shotgun sequence. Encoded proteins:
- the DEK gene encoding protein DEK; translation: MSSVDSSKEDTMSSEKTDEKQPETENKAGESDEDEEEEEEEEEEEEKEKSLIVEGKREKKKVDRLTMQVSSLQKEPFTITPGKGQKLCEIERIQFFLSKKKTDELRNLHKLLYNRPGTVASLKKNVGQFSGFPFEKGSDQYKKKEEMLKKFRNAMLKSICEVLDLERSGVNSELVTRILNFLMHPKSSGKPLPKSKKPQSKGGKKERTSSGTARKAKRTKYPEILSDESSSEEDEKKEKDESSEEKESEDEPPRKASKREKSKKMTSKTKKAVKGANVKKADSSTTKKNQNSSRKESESEDSSDDEPLIKKLKKPPTDEELKETVKNLLANANLEEVTMKQICKEVYEKYPSYDLSDRKDFIKKTVKELIS